The proteins below come from a single Falco peregrinus isolate bFalPer1 chromosome Z, bFalPer1.pri, whole genome shotgun sequence genomic window:
- the CARTPT gene encoding cocaine- and amphetamine-regulated transcript protein, protein MESCRALALCAVAAALLLGARGQGPTPPRRARDLGPPGGGGASREKELIEALQEVLEKLKSKRVPHYEKKFGQVPMCDAGEQCAVRKGARIGKLCDCPRGTSCNSFLLKCL, encoded by the exons ATGGAGAGCTGCCGGGCGCTGGCGCTCTGCGCCGTGGCGGCCGCGCTGCTGCTGGGCGCCCGCGGGCAGGGGCCgaccccgccgcgccgcgcccgcgACCTGGGgccccccggcggcggcggcgcctcCCGAGAGAAGGAGCTG ATTGAGGCGCTGCAGGAGGtgctggagaagctgaagagCAAGCGGGTCCCGCACTACGAGAAGAAGTTCGGGCAGGTGCCCATG TGCGACGCCGGGGAGCAATGCGCCGTGAGGAAGGGGGCCCGCATCGGGAAGCTCTGCGACTGCCCCCGGGGGACTTCGTGCAATTCCTTCCTCCTCAAGTGCCTGTag